The proteins below come from a single Eremothecium sinecaudum strain ATCC 58844 chromosome II, complete sequence genomic window:
- a CDS encoding HBL103Cp (Syntenic homolog of Ashbya gossypii AAR039W; NOHBY108; No homolog in Saccharomyces cerevisiae; Syntenic homolog of Kluyveromyces lactis KLTH0F11330g) translates to MNYAPLGRVEHVGSDHHSKNRIRKSRKNSDSTVRYGEHNLFELSNLFDFGHCVSSSCAKATSHKPDCSRCGFKCDWENEGCNNEECATEKRRSLAEIEKRGDSSNLEVLCVDNNKAGEIERWTDEIENEFTFNMMPETPSVSKRTSRLLLLHDLIFGDFYDD, encoded by the coding sequence ATGAATTATGCTCCGCTGGGACGGGTGGAACATGTGGGTAGCGATCACCACTCAAAGAATAGAATCAGGAAGTCGAGAAAAAACAGCGATTCTACCGTTAGGTACGGCGAACACAACTTGTTCGAGCTGAGTAACTTGTTTGATTTTGGACATTGCGTTAGTTCATCGTGTGCTAAGGCTACATCACATAAGCCTGATTGTTCAAGGTGTGGCTTTAAGTGTGACTGGGAAAATGAAGGTTGTAACAATGAAGAATGTGCGACCGAAAAAAGAAGATCTCTGGCGGAGATTGAAAAGAGAGGGGATAGTTCTAATCTAGAAGTTCTATGTGTTGATAATAATAAAGCGGGTGAGATTGAAAGGTGGACAGATGAGATTGAGAATGAATTTACTTTCAACATGATGCCTGAGACACCTAGCGTATCGAAGCGCACGTCTAGGTTGTTGCTTCTCCATGATTTAATATTTGGAGATTTTTATGACGATTGA